The following proteins come from a genomic window of Palaemon carinicauda isolate YSFRI2023 chromosome 12, ASM3689809v2, whole genome shotgun sequence:
- the LOC137650705 gene encoding trichohyalin-like, which yields MISGPVVGLPQAEVRHISDWLPKDSKTSYSDNNLIGWGSLLAYYNRSEAFKKLLTDHELECLTEAFKKLLAVHELECLTEAFKKLLADQERECLTEAFKKLLAVHELECLTEAFKKLLADQERECLTEAFKKLLANQERECLTEAFKKLLADHELECLTEAFKKLLADQERECLTEAFKKLLAVHELECLTEAFKKLLAVHERECLTEAFKKLLANHERACLTEAFKKLLAVHERACLTEAFKKLLADQETEAFKKLLADQERECLTGAFKKLLADHERACLTEAFKKLLAVHERACLTEAFKKLLADQELECLTGAFKKLLADHERACLTGAFKKLLADHERACLTGAFKKLLADHERACLTGAFKKLLADHERACLTGAFKKLLADHERACLTGAFKKLLADHERACLTGAFKKLLADHERACLTGAFKKLLADHERACLTGAFKKLLADHERACLTGAFKKLLADQERACLTGAFKKLLADQERACLTGAFKKLLTDHERACLTEAFKKLLADHERECLTEAFKKLLADHERECLTEAFKKLLADHERECLTEAFKKLLADHERECLTEAFKKLLADQERECLTEAFKKLLADHERECLTEAFKKLLADQERECLTEAFKKLLADHERECLTEAFKKLLADQERECLTEAFNSRSCLQTMSGNV from the exons ATGATTAGCGGTCCCGTTGTGGGTCTTCCTCAGGCAGAAGTCAGGCACATCAGTGATTGGttacctaaggactctaagacttcCTACAGTGATAACAACTTGATAGGATGGGGAAGTTTATTGGCCTATTATAATCGCTCCG AGGCATTCAAGAAGTTACTTACAGACCATGAGCTGGAATGTTTAACAGAGGCATTCAAGAAGTTACTTGCAGTCCATGAGCTGGAATGTTTAACAGAGGCATTCAAGAAGTTACTTGCAGACCAAGAGCGGGAATGTTTAACAGAGGCATTCAAGAAGTTACTTGCAGTCCATGAGCTGGAATGTTTAACAGAGGCATTCAAGAAGTTACTTGCAGACCAAGAGCGGGAATGTTTAACAGAGGCATTCAAGAAGTTGCTTGCAAACCAAGAGCGGGAATGTTTAACAGAGGCATTCAAGAAGTTGCTTGCAGACCATGAGCTGGAATGTTTAACAGAGGCATTCAAGAAGTTGCTTGCAGACCAAGAGCGGGAATGTTTAACAGAGGCATTCAAGAAGTTGCTTGCAGTCCATGAGCTGGAATGTTTAACAGAGGCATTCAAGAAGTTGCTTGCAGTCCATGAGCGGGAATGTTTAACAGAGGCATTCAAGAAGTTGCTTGCAAACCATGAGCGGGCATGTTTAACAGAGGCATTCAAGAAGTTGCTTGCAGTCCATGAGCGGGCATGTTTAACAGAGGCATTCAAGAAGTTACTTGCAGACCAAGAAACAGAGGCATTCAAGAAGTTACTTGCAGACCAAGAGCGGGAATGTTTAACAGGGGCATTCAAGAAGTTGCTTGCAGACCATGAGCGGGCATGTTTAACAGAGGCATTCAAGAAGTTACTTGCAGTCCATGAGCGGGCATGTTTAACAGAGGCATTCAAGAAGTTGCTTGCAGACCAAGAGCTGGAATGTTTAACAGGGGCATTCAAGAAGTTGCTTGCAGACCATGAGCGGGCATGTTTAACAGGGGCATTCAAGAAGTTGCTTGCAGACCATGAGCGGGCATGTTTAACAGGGGCATTCAAGAAGTTGCTTGCAGACCATGAGCGGGCATGTTTAACAGGGGCATTCAAGAAGTTGCTTGCAGACCATGAGCGGGCATGTTTAACAGGGGCATTCAAGAAGTTGCTTGCAGACCATGAGCGGGCATGTTTAACAGGGGCATTCAAGAAGTTGCTTGCAGACCATGAGCGGGCATGTTTAACAGGGGCATTCAAGAAGTTGCTTGCAGACCATGAGCGGGCATGTTTAACAGGGGCATTCAAGAAGTTGCTTGCAGACCATGAGCGGGCATGTTTAACAGGGGCATTCAAGAAGTTGCTTGCAGACCATGAGCGGGCATGTTTAACAGGAGCATTCAAGAAGTTGCTTGCAGACCAAGAGCGGGCATGTTTAACAGGGGCATTCAAGAAGTTGCTTGCAGACCAAGAGCGGGCATGTTTAACAGGGGCATTCAAGAAGTTGCTTACAGACCATGAGCGGGCATGTTTAACAGAGGCATTCAAGAAGTTGCTTGCAGACCATGAGCGGGAATGTTTAACAGAGGCATTCAAGAAGTTGCTTGCAGACCATGAGCGGGAATGTTTAACAGAGGCATTCAAGAAGTTGCTTGCAGACCATGAGCGGGAATGTTTAACAGAGGCATTCAAGAAGTTGCTTGCAGACCATGAGCGGGAATGTTTAACAGAGGCATTCAAGAAGTTGCTTGCAGACCAAGAGCGGGAATGTTTAACAGAGGCATTCAAGAAGTTGCTTGCAGACCATGAGCGGGAATGTTTAACAGAGGCATTCAAGAAGTTGCTTGCAGACCAAGAGCGGGAATGTTTAACAGAGGCATTCAAGAAGTTGCTTGCAGACCATGAGCGGGAATGTTTAACAGAGGCATTCAAGAAGTTGCTTGCAGACCAAGAGCGGGAATGTTTAACAGAGGCATTCAATTCAAGAAGTTGCTTGCAGACCATGAGCGGGAATGTTTAA